The proteins below are encoded in one region of Centropristis striata isolate RG_2023a ecotype Rhode Island chromosome 12, C.striata_1.0, whole genome shotgun sequence:
- the pola2 gene encoding DNA polymerase alpha subunit B yields the protein MALVTGESLKSELGMFDIPCEDDSVLDKMVEQCICNRIQADEMVLEWVAYSTTKNGLKLTMGTLEQFEHEVLNKKHKSKQSFRKEETYNRTRDINSLQDLIKAEEEEENLLDSYSTPAKGSQKRALTTPEHPHSKRTAALLSSPGLLLSPASFSPSATPSQKYSQRGAKGEVVVTFGAVQGTRWAGRKALSDSVQLELLEAPEDSLRCSYKYMFQRLRDIRNVLTEKIEELGDGLRSHFNIEEFSPVSLPAQDSITVLGQVCCDSNGKLNAHSVLLEAGPEQGGQQVPVDLSELKEYSLFPGQVVVMEGMNTTGRKLMVSKLYEGVPLPFYTSEVKMEMDEEPLNVLVACGPYTPSDSLTFDPLLDLINVIVRDRPDVCLLLGPFVDSKHEQIEKAQVTETFEAIFLRCVESIVDGTKSVGCRLVFVPSQRDIHHHFIYPQPPFTLPNLSKDQAQRVTLTPDPCTLLIDGVTFGLTSTDILFHMGAEEISCGTGSDRFSRILKHMLTQRSYYPLYPPVEEVNMDYEKFHSFGQMPLTPDVLIIPSELRYFVKDVVGCVCVNPGRLTKGQVGGTYGRLLIQRSAPSDDGQRASPCLAAQVVKI from the exons atggcaCTAGTGACCGGAGAAAGCCTGAAATCAGAGCTGGGAATGTTTGACATACCCTGCGAAGATGACTCCGTCCTTGACAAGA TGGTGGAGCAGTGTATCTGTAACAGGATACAGGCGGATGAGATGGTGCTGGAGTGGGTGGCCTACAGCACCACCAAGAATGGATTAAAACTCACCATGGGCACCCTGGAGCAATTTGAGCATGAG GTGTTGAACAAGAAGCATAAATCCAAACAAAGCTTCAGGAAAGAAGAAACTTACAACAGAACCAGAGACATCAACTCACTACAGGACTT AATCAaagctgaggaagaggaggagaatctGCTGGATTCTTACTCTACTCCTGCTAAG ggTTCTCAGAAGCGAGCACTGACCACTCCTGAACACCCTCATTCAAAAAGaactgcagctctgctgtccAGTCCCggtctgctgctgtctcctgCCAGCTTTTCTCCCAG TGCAACACCATCACAGAAGTACAGTCAGCGAGGAGCAAAAGGAGAGGTGGTGGTAACATTCGGTGCTGTGCAGGGCACCCGCTGGGCAGGCAGGAAGGCTCTGAGCGACAGCGTCcagctggagctgctggaggcgCCTGAAGACTCCCTCCGCTGCAGCTACAAGTACATGTTCCAGAGGCTGCGCGATATTCGAAATG TGTTGACGGAGAAGATCGAGGAGCTGGGTGACGGCCTCAGGTCTCACTTCAACATCGAAGAGTTTTCCCCCGTCTCTCTGCCTGCTCAG GACAGTATAACAGTGTTGGGTCAGGTTTGCTGCGACAGTAATGGCAAACTGAATGCACACTCGGTTCTGTTGGAGGCGGGACCGGAGCAAGGTGGTCAGCAAGTCCCTGTGGACCTGTCGGAGCTGAAAGAGTACTCGCTGTTTCCTGGTCAG GTTGTGGTGATGGAGGGAATGAACACAACAGGAAGAAAACTGATGGTGTCCAAACTCTATGAG ggAGTCCCTCTTCCTTTCTACACTTCTGAAGTGAAAATGGAGATGGATGAAG AGCCGCTGAATGTGCTGGTGGCCTGCGGACCGTACACTCCCTCTGACagcctgacctttgaccctctgCTGGACCTCATTAATGTCATTGTCCGGGATCGTCCTGATGTCTGTCTGCTG CTCGGTCCATTTGTGGATTCCAAACACGAACAAATTGAG AAAGCTCAGGTGACCGAGACATTTGAGGCCATTTTCTTGAGATGTGTTGAAAGCATCGTGGACGGCACCAAAAG TGTTGGCTGTCGGCTGGTGTTTGTGCCCTCCCAGAGAGACATCCACCATCACTTCATCTACCCTCAGCCTCCCTTCACGCTGCCCAACCTCAGCAAGGACCAGGCCCAG CGTGTcaccctgacccctgacccctgcaCCCTGCTGATCGACGGCGTGACCTTTGGCTTAACATCCACTGACATCCTGTTCCACATGGGTGCAGAGGAGATCAGCTG cgGCACTGGATCGGACAGGTTTTCACGCATACTGAAGCACATGCTGACCCAGAGGAG TTATTACCCGCTGTACCCGCCTGTGGAGGAGGTGAACATGGATTATGAGAAGTTCCACAGCTTCGGTCAGATGCCGCTGACCCCCGACGTCCTCATCATTCCCTCCGAGCTGCGATACTTTGTGAAG GATGTGGTCGGCTGTGTTTGTGTCAATCCCGGACGGCTGACTAAAGGTCAGGTGGGCGGGACCTACGGCCGGCTGCTCATCCAGCGCAGCGCTCCGTCAGACGATGGGCAGAGAGCGAGCCCCTGTCTGGCTGCTCAGGTGGTGAAAATCTAA